The following are encoded together in the Coffea arabica cultivar ET-39 chromosome 1c, Coffea Arabica ET-39 HiFi, whole genome shotgun sequence genome:
- the LOC113739273 gene encoding uncharacterized protein: protein MAAESPRPLPPPPPPPPNLDDYTPSATLIPFQHPIPLLRGPVRASSSDNSEAGPFILAFKDPQSWASAYKACESQITQQCEAGARIGCSLAASNKCKPSWWKTLTGGVAKQDYAERAKCEEREMEACLETAKDKCREFSKNKCMTAFRDAKVAIKGLDLVRNRWEVSKLLSWLCLEGNKHDGMVEMMKFGTSWVEFTTQFNLTSCKGSDLLGSGNAKDVDDFLRRNGRTM from the coding sequence ATGGCCGCAGAATCTCCACGGCCTctgccaccaccaccacctccaccccCCAATTTGGACGACTACACACCATCGGCTACCCTAATCCCTTTCCAACATCCAATCCCCCTTCTCCGTGGGCCTGTAAGGGCCAGTTCATCTGACAATTCAGAAGCTGGGCCGTTTATCCTTGCATTCAAGGACCCGCAGTCATGGGCCTCTGCGTACAAGGCGTGTGAATCCCAAATCACCCAACAATGCGAAGCTGGAGCTCGAATTGGCTGCTCCCTCGCCGCATCCAACAAATGCAAACCCTCCTGGTGGAAAACCCTAACGGGCGGCGTAGCCAAACAAGATTATGCGGAACGGGCAAAATGCGAAGAACGTGAAATGGAGGCTTGTCTTGAAACTGCCAAGGATAAGTGCCGagaattttcaaaaaacaaGTGTATGACGGCGTTTAGGGATGCTAAAGTTGCCATCAAAGGCTTGGATTTGGTGAGGAATAGGTGGGAGGTCTCAAAGTTGCTATCTTGGTTGTGTTTGGAAGGCAATAAGCATGATGGGATGGTTGAGATGATGAAATTTGGGACGTCCTGGGTTGAGTTTAcaactcaattcaacttgacgAGCTGTAAAGGAAGTGATTTATTGGGTTCAGGGAATGCCAAGGACGTTGATGATTTTTTAAGACGAAATGGCAGGACAATGTAA